One genomic segment of Hordeum vulgare subsp. vulgare chromosome 2H, MorexV3_pseudomolecules_assembly, whole genome shotgun sequence includes these proteins:
- the LOC123428007 gene encoding zinc finger matrin-type protein 2 → MSGNPSGVDNTFRRKFDKEEYLERARQRERDEKDEARRGKDRGPPVQRQPLKHRDYEVDLESRLGKTQVVTPIAPLSQQAGYYCSVCECVVKDSANYLDHINGKKHQRALGMSMRVERASLEQVQKRFEALKKRKDPASFSEQDLDERIWKQQQEEEEKKRQRREKKKEKKKEQAGQNEPEDIDPDVAAMMGFGGFGTSSKK, encoded by the exons ATGTCTGGCAAT CCTTCCGGCGTGGACAACACTTTCCGAAGGAAATTTGACAAGGAGGAGTACTTGGAGCGAGCTCGACAGAGAGAGCGGGATGAGAAG GACGAAGCCAGGAGAGGCAAGG ATAGGGGCCCTCCTGTGCAAAGACAGCCTTTGAAGCATAGGGATTATGAAGTTGATCTTGAGTCTCGTCTTGGTAAAACCCAG gTGGTAACCCCAATCGCACCTTTGAGTCAGCAG GCTGGTTACTACTGTTCAGTATGTGAGTGTGTTGTTAAAGATTCAGCCAACTATCTGGACCATATAAATGGCAAGAAGC ATCAGAGAGCATTGGGCATGTCTATGCGTGTTGAGAGGGCTTCACTCGAACAG GTTCAAAAACGGTTTGAGGCACTCAAGAAGAGGAAGGACCCAGCCAGCTTCAGTGAACAAG ATTTGGACGAGAGGATATGGAAACAgcagcaagaggaggaggagaagaaacgtCAACGcagagaaaagaagaaagaaaagaag AAAGAGCAGGCTGGTCAGAATGAGCCTGAGGACATTGATCCTGATGTCGCTGCTATGATGGGCTTCGGCGGGTTCGGCACCTCTTCAAAGAAGTGA
- the LOC123428006 gene encoding protein transport protein SEC13 homolog A-like produces the protein MSSKKIELDHKDMVHDSAIDYYGKRLATASSDSTVKITNIGGASAPSQLVATLTGHYGPVWRVGWAHPKYGSILASCGYDGRVIVWKEAATGQWSQLYVFDNHKASVNSIAWAPYELGLCLACGSSDGTISVISMRLDAGGYDAATIERAHPVGVTAVSWAPAAPLGSMVGSGQLVHKLVSGGFDCVVKVWEFVNGGWKLESAMVSDMHKECVRDVSWAPVLGLAKSTIASASQDGKVVIWTSGKAGGKWEGKLMRDFEAPVWRVSWSLTGNILSVAAGEGDITLWKESSDGQWESLWTKASEEPPQEQAAIEEAMQ, from the coding sequence ATGTCGTCGAAGAAGATAGAGCTAGACCACAAGGACATGGTTCATGATTCTGCCATTGACTACTATGGGAAGCGCCTTGCCACAGCTTCCTCGGACTCCACTGTGAAGATCACCAACATTGGAGGTGCATCTGCCCCGTCCCAGCTCGTTGCCACCCTCACTGGCCACTATGGTCCTGTATGGCGTGTTGGATGGGCCCATCCCAAGTATGGTTCAATTCTGGCATCCTGCGGCTATGATGGCCGTGTGATAGTCTGGAAGGAGGCTGCCACTGGGCAATGGTCTCAGCTCTATGTGTTTGACAACCACAAGGCCTCAGTTAACTCAATTGCTTGGGCTCCATATGAACTTGGCCTTTGCCTTGCCTGTGGGTCTTCTGATGGCACCATCTCTGTCATCTCCATGCGGCTTGATGCAGGAGGCTATGACGCTGCAACCATCGAGCGGGCACACCCTGTTGGAGTGACAGCAGTCTCCTGGGCTCCAGCAGCACCCCTTGGGTCCATGGTTGGCTCAGGTCAGCTCGTCCACAAGCTCGTGTCTGGTGGCTTTGATTGCGTCGTCAAGGTGTGGGAGTTTGTCAATGGTGGCTGGAAGCTGGAGAGCGCTATGGTCTCCGACATGCACAAAGAATGCGTGAGGGATGTTTCATGGGCACCGGTCCTGGGCTTGGCAAAGTCAACCATTGCCAGCGCGTCCCAAGATGGCAAGGTTGTCATCTGGACCAGTGGCAAAGCAGGAGGCAAGTGGGAAGGAAAGCTCATGCGTGACTTCGAGGCCCCGGTGTGGAGGGTGTCCTGGTCCTTGACGGGAAACATACTGTCGGTCGCTGCCGGCGAGGGCGACATAACTCTGTGGAAGGAATCGTCGGACGGGCAGTGGGAGTCGCTGTGGACCAAGGCTTCGGAGGAGCCGCCGCAGGAGCAGGCCGCGATCGAGGAGGCCATGCAGTAG